TTCGACCGGGTCGATCGCCCGGGTGACGACGAGGTAGTCACGCAGCGCGATACCGTGCCGGTTCTCCTCGGCCGTCCAGCGATTCACCCACTGACCCCAGGCGCCGTCGAGGCCGAAGTTCATCGCGATCTCGCGGTGATACGACGGCAGGTTGTCCTCGGTCAGCAGGTTCTGCACCATCGCCGTCTGGGCCACCTCGGACAGCTTCGACTGTCCCGGCTCCCAGTCCTGGCCACCGAGCGCGTAGTAGTTCTTACCGTCCGACCACGGAATGAAGTCGTGCGGATTCCAGTCCTTGCGCATCCGCAGATGCCGGTTGAGATTCGCCTCCACGACCGGTTCGAGCTCGGTCAGCAGCTGCACTTGCGTCAGGTCCTTCGCCACGGCGTCCCCCAGATGTATGTGTCCACGGCGGTCACAGGTAAGTGTACGGGGTCCGCCGGCTGACACCGAAGCGACGCGCTCGAGCGGGCTAGATTGCGGTCGTGACCCGCACCCCCGCGGGCCGGTTCGCCCCGAGCCCGTCGGCCGATCTGCACATCGGCAACCTGCGCACCGCCGTCCTCGCCTGGCTCTTCGCCCGGTCCACCGGCCGGCGGTTCCTGATTCGCGTCGAGGACCTCGACTACCGCACGGACTCCGACATCGCCGCCCGCCAACTCGACGACCTCGCCGCGCTCGGACTGACGTGGGACGGGCCCGCCGAGTACCAGACGGCGCACCGTGAGCGCTACGACTCCGTCATCGAGCGGCTGATCCGCGACGACATGGTGTACGAATGCTATTGCAGCAGAAGAGATATCGCGCAGGCGCCGCGCGCCCCGCATGCACCACAGGGCGCCTACCCGGGCATCTGCCGCGATCTCACCGGCGCCGAACGCGCCGAACGCCGCCGCGAGACGGGCCGGCCGCCCGCGCTGCGGTTGCGCACCGACGTCATCACCTACACCGTCACCGACCTGCTGCACGGTCAGCACACCGGCATCGTCGACGACTTCGTGGTCCGCCGCGGTGACGGTGTGCCCGCCTACAACCTCGCGGTGGTCGTCGACGACGCGGCCGCGGGCATCGACCAGGTGGTGCGCGGCGACGACCTGCTCAGCTCCTCCCCACGGCAGGCCTACCTGGCCCGGCTACTGGGCCGGCCCCAACCCGTCTACGCCCACGTCCCGCTGGTGCTCAACGCCGACGGGGCGCGGCTGGCCAAACGCGACGGCGCGGTGACGCTCGCCGAGATCGGGGTGGGGAGGGCGTTCGCCCAGATCACCGCATCCCTGGGCTGGCCCGCCCGCGACCTCGGCGGGTTGCTGGCCGAGTTCGACCCGGCCCGGCTCCCGCGACAGCCGTGGATATACGTCCCCGACTGAGCAGAACCCTTCTGCGCCGACGGCCGGCTTGCTAGCGTCCGCCGGTGAGGTTTCTTCGAGCGCTCCTGCTGCTGCTCGCGGTGCTGGCCGTGGCGTCGTGTGGATCAGCCGGCGACGGCGGTGACGAACCGATAAAGGCGGCGGGAGTGCTGCGGGTCGGCACCGAAGGCGTGTACAGCCCGTTCAGCTACCACGACGCGTCAGGTCAGCTCGTCGGCTACGACGTCGACGTCGCGCGCGCGGTGGCCGACGAGATCGGTGTACGGGCCGAGTTCGTCGAGACGCCGTGGGATTCGATGTTCGCCGCACTCGAGGCGGACCGGTTCGACGTCGTCGCCAATCAGGTGACCATCAACGCCGAACGGCAGGCGAAATATGATCTCTCGCAACCCTATTCGGTGGGTGAAGGGGTCATCGTCACCCGTGCCGACGACAATTCGATCACCTCTCTCGACGACCTGAAGGGCAAGGTCGCCGCCGAGAACGCCACCAGCAACTGGTCAGAGGTCGCCCGCAAGGCCGGCGCGCGCGTGGAATCCGTCGAGGGGTTCAGCCAGGCCATCACGCTGCTCACCCAGGGCCGGGTGGACGTCGTCGTCAACGACAGCATCGCGGTGTACGCCTACCTGGCCGAGACCGGCGACAAGTCGGTCAAGATCGCGGGCACCGTCGGCGAGAAGAGCGAGCAGGGCTTCGCCGCGCGCAAGGACAGCGGCATGCTGCCCGAACTCAACCGGGCCCTCGACGCCCTGCGCGCCGACGGCACGCTGGCGGCGATATCGCAGAAATACCTCAACGCCAACGCCTCCGGCGCACCCGCGTCCGCCGAGGCCGTCCCCCGGTCCACGTGGCAGCTGATCGGTGACAACCTGTGGCCACTGGCGCGGGCGGCGTTGACCATGACGATCCCGCTGACGATCATCAGCTTCGCGATCGGGCTGGTGATTGCGCTCGGGGTTGCCCTGGCGCGGCTGTCGTCGAACATCGTGCTCAGCAACGCCGCCCGCTTCTACATCTCGATCATCCGCGGCACCCCGCTGCTGGTGCAGTTGTTCATCGTGTTCTTCGCGCTGCCGGAGTTCGGGGTGCGCATCGACCCGTTCCCCGCCGCGGTGATCGCGTTCTCGCTCAACGTCGGTGGCTATGCGGCGGAGATCATCCGCTCGGCGATCCAGTCGATACCGAAGGGCCAGTGGGAGGCCGCCGAGACCATCGGGATGAACTATGCGACGTCCCTGCGCCGGATCGTGCTGCCCCAGGCCGCCCGGGTGGCCGTGCCGCCGCTGTCGAATACGCTGATATCGCTGGTCAAGGACACGTCGCTGGCCTCGACGATCCTGGTGACCGAACTTCTGCGGCAGGCGCAGATCATCGCGGCGCCGACGTTCGAGTTCTTCGCGCTCTACGGCACCGCGGCGGTGTACTACTGGGTGATCTGCCTGGCGTTGTCGTTCGGTCAGGGCCGCATCGAACGCCGGCTGGAAAGGTACGTGGCGAGATGACCGACGATCGGGTGGTCGCAGAAGGCGTGTACAAGGCCTTCGACGACAACGAGGTACTCAAAGGGGTGTCGTTCCGGGTCGCCGCCGGATCGGTGACCACGATCATCGGGCCGTCGGGCTCCGGTAAGACGACGCTGCTGCGGGCGCTCAACGCGCTCGACGTCCCCGATGCCGGCGTCATCCGGGTCGGCGACGTGGAGTTGGACTTCTCCACACCGGTGCCGAAGGACCAGTTGCGGCGCTACCGGATGCAGAGCGGGTTCGTGTTCCAGTCCCACAACCTGTTCCCGCACAAGACGGTGCTGCAGAACGTCACCGAGGGCCCGATCGTCGTGCAGAAGCAGCCGAAGGAGGCGGCCGAGGCGGCGGCGGTCGAGCTGCTGACCCAGGTCGGGTTGGCGGAGAAACGCGACCAGTATCCGTATCAGCTCTCCGGCGGACAGCAGCAGCGGGTCGGGATCGCCCGGGCGCTGGCATTGCGGCCGAAGGTCGTGCTGTTCGACGAGCCGACCTCCGCGCTCGATCCCGAACTGGTCGGCGAAGTGCTCTCTGTCATCAAGGATCTCGCCGTCGAGGGGTGGACGCTCGTCGTCGTCACGCACGAGATCCAATTCGCGCGGCAGGTGTCGAATCAGGTGTTGTTCACCGACCGCGGCGTCATCCTCGAGCAGGGCCCGCCCGACGCGGTGATCGGAGATCCGAAGGAGGAGCGGACGCGTCAATTCCTGCAGCGCATCCTCAACCCGCTGTAGTTCTCCTGCGCGAGCGCGCGGATTTGTCCGCAAACTGGCGGCGTGTTGCGTACAGACACGCGCGGTCGCGGAGAAGGTGACTTTCTACGGCGTGAGTTCTTTGACGCCCCAGGGTGATCCGTAGGCCGTCAGCAGCTCCAGGAACGGCACCGCGTCGAACGCCTCCGGGCCGAGCACACCCGCACCACTCCAGGTTCCGTTGGCCAGAAGCTCCAGTGCGACAACGGGATTGATCGCCGTCTGCCAGACGACGCACTGGTGGCCGTATTCGGCCATCGACCACTCGTTGTCGACGACGTGGTACAGGTACGTCGACCGGGGCTCGCCGTCCTTGCCGGTCCCGGTCACCCACAGCCCCGCGCACGTCTTACCCGTCATCTTGGGGCCGAGCGTGGCCGGGTTGGGCAGGCAGGCGGCGACCACGTCGCGCGGGCTGACCTCGACCCGGCCTTTGTCGCTGCCCACTTTCACCGTGTCGGTGCGGTCCAGTCCCAGCTTGTGCAGCGTCTTGAGGACGTCGATGAACTCAGCACCCAGGCCGTATTTGAACGTCGCGCGTTGGCACGTGACCCAACGTGGCATCAGCAGCACCTCCTCGTGCTCGACGTTCACGCACTCGACCGGGCCGATGCCCTCGGGAAAGTCGAAAACCTCAGGCTCGCTGAAGGGTTCGGTGACGAACCAACCGCGGTCGGCCTCCCAGATGACCGGCGGGTTCAGGCACTCCTCGATCGTCGTCCAGATGGAGAACGACGGCGCGAAGTCGTAGCCCTCGACGGCGAGGTTCGCCCCGTCACGGGTGCCGAGCTCCTCGATATCGGAGAACAGGTGGTCCGCGGCGTAGCGCGCGAATACGTCGGACAGGCCCGGTTCCACGCCGATACCGACCAGGGCCAGGCGGCCGGCCGCGGTCCAGTCCGCCTCGGCGGCGAACTGCTCGTCGCCGAGCTTCACCCCGGTCAACGCGTACGGCTGGTCGGGGTGGCGGCGCGACAGGCTCATCGCCATGTCGAGGTAGTGCGCGCCGCCCACGAGCGCACCGTTGAAGATCGGCATCACGAAGCGCGGGTCGACGGCGTTCATCACATGGGTGACCGCGTGCTCGCGCACCAGCGCGGCGACCGCATCTGCCGACGTCGCGTCGACCTGCGCGGAGACGAACCGCGGGTCACCCACCGCGTCGGCGGCGTGGCGCGCCCGGCCCTCGTCGTAATCGCAGACGACGACCATCTCGAAGAAGTCGCGGCGCGCGGCGATCGCACAGAAGGCCGATCCGACGCCCCCGGCACCCACCAACAGGATTCGCATGCCCGGCACCCTAATACGCAATCCGAAGTATCGCGCCGGTTCGACGACGGTTTACGTAGACAAAGCCGCTATATCGCGACGGAAAGCGTCTCCATCCCGCGCAGGGTGAGGTTCGGCTTGTAGACCGGTTCGGCGGCCAGCCGGGCCCCGGGGAACCGTGCCGTCACCGCCGACAGCGCGACCGCGGCCTCCAACCGGGCCAGCGGCGCGCCGAGGCAGAAGTGCGGCCCCTTGCCGAACCCGAGGTGGCGGATCTGCGCCCGATCGGGATTGAATTCCCCGGCCCGGTCGAACGCGGCCGGGTCGCGGTGCGCCGCGGCCACCAACAGCAGCATGCTGTCGCCCTCGGGCACCGCCATGCCGTTGACCGTCATGTCCTCGGCCGCGATGCGGGCGACCAGCTGCACCGGCGGGTCGTACCGCAGCGTCTCCTCCGCCACCGCCGACACCCGCTGCGGATGCGCCGCCAGCTGCGCCCACTGCCCGGGGTCGCGCAGCATCGCCAGGATCGCGTTGGCGATCAGGTTGACCGTCGTCTCGTGGCCGGCCACCAACAGCAGGTTGCAGGTCGCGACGATCTCGTCCTCGGTGAGCTGGTCGCCGGCCTCCTCGGCGGCGATCAGCCCGGAGATCAGATCGTCGCGCGGCTCCACCCGGCGCTTGGCGATCAGTTCGCGCAGGTAGCCGCGCAGCCAGAGGCCCGCCTCCAGCCGCTGCTCAAAACCCTGCGCAGCCTGTCCGGTGACGGTCACGAACGGATCGAGCGACTGGGCGAGCAGCGCCGACGCGCTGCTGAACCGCGGTTCGTCTTCCAGCGGCACGCCGAGCAGACGGCAGATCACCGCCACCGGAAGCGGATATGCGAGGTCGGCGACGACGTCGAACTCGCCCTTGGCCTCGACCGCGTCCAGCAGTGAATCCACCAGCGACACGATGCCCGGTTCCAGCGCCTTGACCACCCTGGGCACGAACGCCGAACTGACGAGCCGGCGCAACCGCGTGTGGTCCGGCGGGTCGAGGAACAGGAACCCGGGAGCCCCGAACGGCCGTGCGGCCGCACCCGCGGCGACCTCGCGCTGCGCGACGGTCGACTTCAGCCGGTCACTGGCCGACGCCGGATGTCGCAGCACCTCGTCGCAATCGGCGAACGCGGAGAACACCACCAGGTTGGCCGAGGGCAGCGCCAGCGGTCCGGCGGCTCGCAGGTCGGCGTAGAGCGGATACGGATCGGCCCGGTTGGCCGGGTCGAGAAGGCGACCCAGCAGCGTCTGGGTGTCCGCGGTCGTCATGCAAGCCATTGTGCAGAAGGACGACCCGCCGCAGGTCAGCCGTAGTAGCGCCCCAGAACATGATCGCGCAGCGCGTCGAATTCACCGGCGACGATGGCCGCGCGGATCTGGTCGACCAGGCGGACGACGAAGCGTTCGTTGTGGATGGTGCACAGCGTAGAGGCCAGCATCTCCTTGGCCTTGAACAGGTGGTGGATGTAGGCGCGGGTGTAGTGCGCGCAGGTGTAGCAGTCGCATTCGGCGTCGATCGGGGTGAAGTCGCGGCGGTAGCGCGCACCGGTGATGTTGTAGCGCCCGGTCGCCGAGTACACCGCGGCGTTGCGGGCCACCCGCGACGGCGACACACAGTCGAACGTGTCGGCGCCGGCGGCCACCGCCGCGAAGAGGTCGTCGGGCTCGCTGATACCGAGGAGGTGGCGTGGCTTGTCGTCGGGCAGTTCGTCGGTGACCCAGCCGACGATGGTGGCGAGGTTCTGCTTCTCCAGCGCGCCGCCGATGCCGAACCCGTCGAAGCCCAGTTCCGCCAGCCCGCGTGCCGCCTGCCTGCGCAGGTCCTCGTACTGGGCACCCTGCACGACGCCGAACAGCGCCTGGTCCGGTTTGTGCGACCGTTCCCCGCGCAGGCGGCGGTGTTCGGCCAGGCAGCGCACCGCCCACTCGTGGGTGCGCTGCACCGACTGTTCCTGATAGCCACGGGTGTTGACCAACGTCGTCAACTCGTCGAAGGCGAAGATGATGTCGGCACCCAGTTGATGCTGGATGCCGATCGACACCTCGGGGGTGAACCGGTGGGTGCTGCCGTCGAGGTGCGAGCGGAACGTCACACCGTCGTCGTCGACGTGGGCCAAACGTTCCTTACCCTCTGCGATGACGTCGTCGGTCTGCAGCCGTTCGGTGTCCATCGCGAGCACCTTCTTGAACCCCACGCCCAGCGACATCACCTGGAAGCCACCGCTGTCGGTGAACGTGGGGCCGGGCCAGTTCATGAACGCGCCGAGCCCGCCTGCGGCGTCGACGATGTCGGATCCCGGTTGCAGATACAGGTGATAGGCATTGGCGAGAACCGCCTGAGCGCCAAGCTCTTTCATCGTCTCCGGCAGTACCGCCTTGACGGTCGCCTGGGTGCCGACGGCGATGAACGCCGGTGTGTGGATGTCTCCGTGGGGGGTGCGGATCACCCCGACCCGGCCGCGTTGTCCGGGAAGTTCGGCCTCGACGGTGAAGAACTGCTGATCCACGGGAGACATTCAACAGGATCGACGGGCGGGCCCCCCGGCGCCGCCGGAGTTGGCCCAATCACTGTTTCGGATTCAGCGCGTCCGCCCATACTGCATGGCGACGGTCCGCCTTACGGAGACGGGCCGCGCGACAGAAGGAGAACAGTGTGAAGCGTGGTTTCCTGGTGAGCGTGAGCGGCGCGGCGATCGTCATCGCCGGCCTGGCGGGTTGTTCCTCGGACAGCGGTTCGTCGGAGTCGACGACGTCCGCGGAGTCGAGTGACACCGCCACCGCCAGCGCATCGGCGGAGGCCACCTCGGCCCCCGGTGGCGCGAAGGTCATCATCGACGGTCAGGATCAGGCCATCCAGGGCACCGTCGCGTGCACCTCGATGGGCGGCAACGTCAACATCGCGATCGGCCAGGCCACCACCGGTATCGGCGCCGTGGTGACCGAAGCCGATCCGCCCGCCGTGCAATCGGTCGGCCTGGGCAACATCAACGGCGTGACGCTCGGCTTCCAGCAGGGCACCGGCCAGGGCAACGCCGAGGTGGAGAAGGACGACAAGACCTACAACATCAAGGGCAATGCGACCGGCATCGACATGGCCAACCCGCTGCAGCCGGTGACCAAACCGTTCGAGATCGAGGTCACCTGCCCGTAGTTCCGCCCCGACGCAGTGACGGCGGCGGCCCTGCGGGGCGGCCGCCGTCTTTGTTTCTGCAAACAACACTGTGCACCGTGTTTGCTGTGCGGTAGCCTTCGACGCGGCGCGATCGCGCCGATACTTCCCCAGGGGGCTCGTTCGTGGCAAAGCATCGCAAACGGCGTCGGCCGCATCTCACGCCGGTTGTCGTCGCCGGCGCCACGGCCGGGATGTCGACGGTGTTGGCACTCGGACACGCGACCAACGCGACCGCGGCCACCATCCCCACCGCGGACACGGTGATCGGCGTCGGTGGCTGGAGGAATCCGACGAGCGATCGGATCCCGAACAAGTTCCAGGGCAAGCTGGTCCCCCCGGGCCAGGATTTCGTCGGCGTGCAGTACCCGGCGCAGCTGCCCGTCGACCCGAGCGTGGCCGAGGGCCAGGCACCGCTGGGTGAAGCGGTCGACGGCGCCGCGGGCTCCGTGCTGATCGTCGGCTACTCCGAGGGGTCACTGGTCGCCGAGCAGTACAAGCGCGCACTGGTCGCCGCCGGTGCGCCGAACAGCGGGAACATCGCGTTCCTGTTCATCGCCGCCCCGACCGTCCCCAACGGCGGCATCTACTCCCGCTTCCCGGATCTGCGGATCCCCGGCTTCACGAGCACCGGTGCGGCTGCGCCGTCGCCGTACGACGAGACCTTCGTGACGCTCGAATACGACCTGATCGCCGACTTCCCGGCCTACGCCAACCCGCTGTCGCTGGCCAACGCCGTGCTGGGCCTCGCGTACTTCCACGGCGACCAGGGGCCTGACAACGTCGACCTGGAGAACGCCCCGCAGTCGGTGAAGGTGGTGACCAGCGAAGCCGGAGGCACCGACACCTACGTGCTCATCCGCGCCGTGAACCTCCCGCTGTTGCAACCGATCCGCGACGTGGCAGCGCTCACCGGAACCACGGCCGTGGTCGAACCGTTCGTCGGTGCCGTGGAGCCCACCCTGCGACTTCTCGTCGACATGGGCTACACCGACCGCGACTACCGCACCATCGGGGTGGACGAGCAGGCGGACTACCAGGACGCCGACCGGCCGACGCCGTTCTCCGTCTTCACCCCGGCCGACCGAATCGTCGAGACCGCCAATGCGCTGCCCGACGCCCTGCGTGACGGCGCGCAGAACGTCACCGGAGCCCTACCGGCAGCGCCGACGACCCCGACGACCAAGACGACCCCGACGACCAAGGCGGCGAAGACGACCGGCTCTGATGCGCGCAAGCAGGCCGCCGAGAGCGAAGACGACAGCGACGGCAAGACCAACGTCAAGCGGAATACCCTGTTACGCAAGGTGTTCGGCGGCGTCACACCGAAGCGCGGCAGCGGTACCGCACCGGCGGCAGATCCCGAACCGTCGCCGCAGGCGGAGTCGGCCGGAACCGCGGCCGAGCCGAACGACGCACCCGCGGCCTGACCCGCTCAGGCTCGCGACGCCGAGCTGTTCTCGGCGTACAGGTGCACCAGGCCGGAGGCCACCGCGAACCGCGGCCCGTGCACGCCGTCGATGTTCGCCCGGCCCACCACGATTCGCGCGGCGCGTAGCGATTCACCGACCGTGCGCAGCAGTTCGTCGTCGAGCGCTCCGCCGCCCGCGAGCACCAACGCGATCGGCGACTCCTCGAAGGTGGACAGGCACCGCGCGATGTTCGCCGCGACGGTCTCCTGCTTGATCGCCAACCGCAGGCTGCGCCACTCCTCGGCGGCCAGCCGGTGGCTGAACGGCACCAGGCCCGCACTGCCGCGGGTGCACAACCGGCCGATCGCGTCGGCGGGCGCCGGGCTGTCGAGGAACACCCGGCGTCCGTCCTCCTCGTGGGCGACGTGCGGACCCTCCACCCGCAGCGCCGGTGTCCGTTTCACCCGTTCGGCCAGCGCCCGCGGGATGCCCAGCACCCGCGACACCGCCGTGGTGATCGTCTCCCCCGCACCTGCTGCGGTGACGGTGCGGCCCTGACCGATCAGATCGACTGTGCCGCCGCCGATGTCGCAGACCACCGCTCCGGGCGGCAAACCCGGTGTCGTGTGCGCACCCCGCGCGGCGGCGGCCGGTTCACTGGAGATCGTCGTGGCGGGCCGGCCGGTCAGCGCCGAAAGCGTTGCGGCGGCATCGGTGACGGGTTCGGCGGCCAGCAGTGCCACGACGGTGCCGCGGGCGTCGGCGACCCCGCGGCGCAGCCACGCACCGTTGTCGATCGCGGCGAGGTCGGTGAAGAACGCATCGTCGGTCGCAATGCCCTCCGCCGCGACGGGCACCGCGCGCAGCCGCACCCCGACCGCGCTGCCCGGCGGCTCCAGCCGCAGGACACCGTGGGCCGCAGCGGGTGCGTACCGGACGATCTCACCGCCGACGCGGCAGTCGACGTAGTCGTCGTCCACCGCAGGCGGATCGGGCGGCCCGGTGCGTGCGGTGACGGCGATCGCGGGGGCGTCGGCCAACTCCCTGGTGAACTCGGCGACATCGCGCAGCCGGTCGTGGCCCAGCTGCAGCGCCGCCGACAGGGCGATGGGATCCGCCATGGCACGGTAGGCCCGCCCTTCGGCAACCACCTCCACGGCGATGAGCGCACCCCGCTGCACACCCTCGAGGTCCACCTCGTCGACCACCGGGACGTCGATCGGGATGCGGTTGCGGATCAGCACCGCATCGTCCTGGGCGGCCAGCACACCGGCGATGCACCAGCCTCGCGCCACGGCATCGCTGACGGCCTGGGCGGCGACTTCGAAATCCGTTGCGGCGGAGACGGATACAATCACCGGCTCGGGCTTCGCCGGTCCGGTCAGATCGGCCAGCGGCACATGCCTGCCGACTCCGTAGCCCGCACCTGCCGGGGTGCTGGCATCGGGACGGCGCAGGCTGCGCACCGGCGCGCGAGGCGACACCGCGGGAGCGAGTGGGGCGGTCGCCGTGTCGACCGGGCGGATCGTCGCGAGCACCACCTCGTCGACCCGCACCTGCGCGTCGACCTCGAGTCGGTGCAGCAGCGCCGCGGCGCCCTCCAGCGAGTCCGCCGAACCCTTCCGCCCGCGGGTCGGCGCCTGCCCGTGGACCAGCGCCTCGACCCTGCCGTCGTCGACACGGGCGAGGACGATCTCGGTGGTGTGGTTGCCGACGTCGACCCCGGCCACCACAACCGAATCGCGGCTCACCGCAGCAGGCCTCGCCGGGCGTAGACGTCGGCTGCCTGACGCACCAGTTCCGCGCACCGCGACGCACCACGGGTCTCCAGCGACACCTGCAAGGCCGCCAGTTCGGCGGCGGTCGACCGGTGCGGGCGCAGCGCCTCGTAGAGACCCATCACCGCCTCGTCGTCGATGACGGCCAATTCCGCTGCGCGCAGGAAATTCTCGGCCAGCTGAGGGTTGCCGTGCTCCTCCGCGACGACGGCCTGATAGGCGAGCGTGGTGGGGTCCATCCGCAGGTCGGCCAGTGTCAGTTTGCCGTCGATCGCGGCAGCCACGGTGAATCTCTCGGGGGCGGACTCATACTCGGTCATACTCGTTTGGCCTCCACGGTGATCGGCGCCTGCCCGGGTTCACAGGCCTGGCGTTCCAGCGCCACCAACGCCACGGCGCGGGCATGGTAGCGGGCGGAGATGGATTCGTCGGTGCCGCCGGCGAGGATCGGCAGCGGGGCCATCCCCTTGGCGTGCCGGGCGGCGTTGCGGCCCAACTCGCGGTACATCTTCGCGGTGAGCAACGGCGCGACGCTGAACAGTTCGAGGTTGGCCAGCGGCGCCAGGTCCCGCCGGTGGATGAGTGCGGTTCCCTTGCCCTGCAGTCCGATTGCGATCCCGGAGCCGGATAGCCGGGCGGCGGTCAGGCCGATCAGCCCGACGTCGATGGTCGAGCGGATCCGGACGAGGCGCGGGACGCATCCCTCCTCCTCGAGCCCGGCGGAGATCTGGCGAAGCACCTCACCGACCGTCAGACCGCACAGTGTCAGCCACACCGAACGGCCGAGCGCCGGCGACAGCCCGATGCAGACCTCGCGGGGATCGCTGCCCTGGCGGGCCGGTTCGATGTCGGACAAGACCAGGTGACCCTGATGCTCGGCCTGATCGGCGGTGAGTTCGGCGGCCGTGCGGGCCTGGCGGATGTCGTCGATCTCCACGCGGCGCGCCTCGGTGAGCGAGTACCCGGTGCCGGGCCCGGCGTAGTCGTTCGGATCGGTGATCTTCGACAGCACGCGGAACTGCTCGTCGAAGATGGCCGAGGTCTGCAACTGGTCGCCGCGCAGGCGTTCTCGGGTCAATTGCATGATCGCCTCGGCCTCCGGGGTGTAACCGGTGCGGTGCAGTGCGGCAACGACGTCGAACACCGTGAGCTGCCTGGCCTCGATCGCGGTGGCCGCCTCGGCGACCGCCTTCGGGTCACCGGCGGGCAGATCCCGCGAATCGTTGGCGACCACGACCGCGTCGATCCGGTCATCCTCGAAGTCGGCCAGGCCGAGGTCACGGTAGACCGCCTGCACCGCCGTCGCCGCCCGCCTGCGCACGCGCGCGAGATGTTCGGGCGACACGGTGCGCAGACCCCCGTCGGCGCCCCAGTCGCGCTGCAGCACCAGGAAGTCGTCAATATCGTCGGCGTTGAAGTTCGACAACGCAAAAGCGTTGTCGTAGCGGGGAATCGAGCCGAAGCCGGAGAAGATGAAGTCGGCGCCGGCCAGCAGCACCGGCAGCGTGTGGGCGCTGCGGCGGATGTCCGATTCGGAGATCAGGTTGTCGTTGCCCGCACACG
Above is a window of Mycolicibacterium baixiangningiae DNA encoding:
- a CDS encoding diol dehydratase reactivase ATPase-like domain-containing protein: MSRDSVVVAGVDVGNHTTEIVLARVDDGRVEALVHGQAPTRGRKGSADSLEGAAALLHRLEVDAQVRVDEVVLATIRPVDTATAPLAPAVSPRAPVRSLRRPDASTPAGAGYGVGRHVPLADLTGPAKPEPVIVSVSAATDFEVAAQAVSDAVARGWCIAGVLAAQDDAVLIRNRIPIDVPVVDEVDLEGVQRGALIAVEVVAEGRAYRAMADPIALSAALQLGHDRLRDVAEFTRELADAPAIAVTARTGPPDPPAVDDDYVDCRVGGEIVRYAPAAAHGVLRLEPPGSAVGVRLRAVPVAAEGIATDDAFFTDLAAIDNGAWLRRGVADARGTVVALLAAEPVTDAAATLSALTGRPATTISSEPAAAARGAHTTPGLPPGAVVCDIGGGTVDLIGQGRTVTAAGAGETITTAVSRVLGIPRALAERVKRTPALRVEGPHVAHEEDGRRVFLDSPAPADAIGRLCTRGSAGLVPFSHRLAAEEWRSLRLAIKQETVAANIARCLSTFEESPIALVLAGGGALDDELLRTVGESLRAARIVVGRANIDGVHGPRFAVASGLVHLYAENSSASRA
- a CDS encoding diol dehydratase small subunit, with translation MTEYESAPERFTVAAAIDGKLTLADLRMDPTTLAYQAVVAEEHGNPQLAENFLRAAELAVIDDEAVMGLYEALRPHRSTAAELAALQVSLETRGASRCAELVRQAADVYARRGLLR
- a CDS encoding propanediol/glycerol family dehydratase large subunit; translation: MRILDAKPVNLDGFSVTDPALGLVAMRSPHDPEPSLVMRDGVIVELDGKPAADFDVIDEFIARYGIDLAVAEEAMALDDAVLARMAVDVNVSRAEVVRLIGGTTPAKLARVMAVMTPVEMQMAMHKMRARRTPSNQAHVTNQLDDPLLIAADAASAVAYGFREVETTVPVFGDAPSNAIALLIGSQVGDPGAMAQCSIEEAMELRLGLRGLTSYAETISIYGTEQVFVDGDDTPFSKAILTAAYASRGLKMRVTSGGGAEVLMGAAEKCSILYLESRCVSLARALGSQGVQNGGIDGVGVVASVPEGMKELLAENLMVMMRDLESCAGNDNLISESDIRRSAHTLPVLLAGADFIFSGFGSIPRYDNAFALSNFNADDIDDFLVLQRDWGADGGLRTVSPEHLARVRRRAATAVQAVYRDLGLADFEDDRIDAVVVANDSRDLPAGDPKAVAEAATAIEARQLTVFDVVAALHRTGYTPEAEAIMQLTRERLRGDQLQTSAIFDEQFRVLSKITDPNDYAGPGTGYSLTEARRVEIDDIRQARTAAELTADQAEHQGHLVLSDIEPARQGSDPREVCIGLSPALGRSVWLTLCGLTVGEVLRQISAGLEEEGCVPRLVRIRSTIDVGLIGLTAARLSGSGIAIGLQGKGTALIHRRDLAPLANLELFSVAPLLTAKMYRELGRNAARHAKGMAPLPILAGGTDESISARYHARAVALVALERQACEPGQAPITVEAKRV
- a CDS encoding PE-PPE domain-containing protein, producing MAKHRKRRRPHLTPVVVAGATAGMSTVLALGHATNATAATIPTADTVIGVGGWRNPTSDRIPNKFQGKLVPPGQDFVGVQYPAQLPVDPSVAEGQAPLGEAVDGAAGSVLIVGYSEGSLVAEQYKRALVAAGAPNSGNIAFLFIAAPTVPNGGIYSRFPDLRIPGFTSTGAAAPSPYDETFVTLEYDLIADFPAYANPLSLANAVLGLAYFHGDQGPDNVDLENAPQSVKVVTSEAGGTDTYVLIRAVNLPLLQPIRDVAALTGTTAVVEPFVGAVEPTLRLLVDMGYTDRDYRTIGVDEQADYQDADRPTPFSVFTPADRIVETANALPDALRDGAQNVTGALPAAPTTPTTKTTPTTKAAKTTGSDARKQAAESEDDSDGKTNVKRNTLLRKVFGGVTPKRGSGTAPAADPEPSPQAESAGTAAEPNDAPAA